The genomic region ATGCGCAATAAGTTCTTTCGCCGCTGGCATATCGATACCGTAGACGTTCGGATAACGAACTTCTGGGGCGGCTGATGCGATATAGACTTTCTTCGCACCGGCTTCTCTCGCCATCTCGATAATTTCTTTACTCGTGGTACCACGAACAATAGAGTCATCAACTAGCAAAACGGTTTTATCTTTAAATTCAAAAGGCACAGGATTAAGCTTTTGACGCACAGACTTCTTACGAATAGCCTGACCCGGCATGATAAATGTACGACCGATATAACGGTTTTTAACCAAACCTTCACGGAACGGTATATTTAATGCCTGTGCGATTTGTAACGCAGCGGTACGGCTTGTATCTGGAATCGGAATAACCACATCGATATCATGATCTTTCCATTCACGCTGGATTTTCTCAGCAAGACGATCGCCCATGTTAATACGCGCTTTATAAACTGAAATACTGTCAATAACAGTATCAGGACGTGCAAAATAGACGTATTCAAACAAACAAGGACGCGCTACTTTTTTCGGTGTGCACTGACGCACATGAACATTGTGGTTTAAGTCAAAAAAGATCGCTTCGCCTGGTTGGATATCACGCTCAATTTTGAAACCTGCCGCATCCAATGCAACACTTTCAGATGCAACCATGTATTCAATACCAGAATCGGTTTGACGTGAACCATAAATCAATGGACGAATACCATCAGGATCACGAAAAGCCAAAATACCGTAGCCTGTTATCAAGGTAACAACTGCATAACCACCTTCAATACGCTTATAAACACGCTCAAGCGCATTAAAGATATCTTCTGGTGTTGGTACCAGTTTTCCTTCTTCATGAAGCTCATGAGCCAATACGTTTACCAAGACTTCAGAATCAGAAGTGGTATTGATGTGGCGCAAATCAGATTCAAATACTTCACGCTTTAATTTGGCGGTATTTGTTAGGTTGCCATTGTGCGCAAGTGAAATGCCATAGGGAGAGTTAACATAGAAAGGTTGAGCTTCAGCTGAGCTAGAAGTACCTGCCGTTGGATAACGGACATGACCTATACCTATGTTACCGTGTAGTTTTTTCATATGACGAGTGCGAAAGACCTCACTCACCGGACCATTGTCTTTGCGTAAGCATAAACGTCCGTTATGGCTTGTAACCATACCCGCAGCATCTTGCCCACGATGCTGAAGAAGGGTTAACGCATCAAAAATTGCTTGGTTAACCACAGACGTGCCTACGACACCAACGATACCACACATGTTCTAGATCCTCGTGTTGGGGAATTGCGACAAACGCCGCAAAGGTTCTTTATCTATTTGGCTGCTATATAAATAAGCAACTAATTTCCAAGGGCGCGGTCAATGAGAGTCGAATCCATAAGATCCGAGCTCTTGCCTAACATATCACGCGTCCAGTCATTCAATTGACCCAATTGAGGGATCAATTGTGAAGTTTTCCAAAACTCTGTTTTTTCTATCGCTGGACTCAAGCTCAATAAAGAAACAAAAGCCACAACAATCAAGCTGCCACGAGCAAAACCAAATAGCATGCCCAGCACTCTATCCGTACTTGTCAAACCCGTTACTTGGATAAGTGATCCCAATAAAAAGCTAACCAAGACCCCCACTACCAAAGTAGCTATAAATAGAGATACAAAAGAAACGATATAGCGAATCTGATCATTTTGAACCTGATCAACTAGCAGCGCTTGCATCTGATCAGAGAACTTAACTGATACGACAAAAGCAACAACCCAAGTCAAAAGTGATAAGACTTCTTTTACAAAGCCTCTCTTCAAACTCAAAAGAGTAGAAAGTACCACTACTGCAATGATCAACCAGTCAATGGTCGACATTGAATTTACTTGCTCCATGTACACCTCTAAAAATCGCCGCAAAGTTTAACAGACACCTGTAATTTTCCAAATACAGAGACATCAAACCTCAAGCTAATTCACTGAATATTTAACGACAATGCCGTTTAAGCTAAATTTCTTCTTGATCTCGTCACGCATTTTTTCAGAGGTCTCTCGTTTGAACTCAGGACCAACATAGACTTTATAAAGTGAATTAGTCGTCAAACTGTATGCATCGTAATTAGCACCTTTAAGCTTATCGACTAAACGAACTGAATTGTCTTTACTTTTAAACGTGGCAATCTGAAGGGTCCAACGCTCAGCTACTGGAGCAGGCGTTGTTTTTTCAGCGGGCTCTTTCGCAACAGGCTTGGGTTCAGGTTTAGCATCTGACTTAGCAGAAACGGTTGATTCCGCTTTGCTAATTTCTGAAACATCTTTCGCAGATTGAGGAACAGGAATCAAACGAATATCTGATGCGGCTTTGTCTTCACCAACTGACTTTTCAATTGGCAAGCTATCGACAGACTGAACAGGAGCGATTTCGACAACAGGAAACGCGGGAGGTGTCGTGACTTGAACCTGAACATCTAATTCTGCAGGACGCTCGCCATCTAAAATCAATGGCAATACAATCGCTGCCGATAACACCATAATACCGGCACCAATCAGTCTATATGTAACTGTTCTATCTATCATAAATCACTCTTTTGATTGATTAAGCGCCAAATAATCTGACACAGTTACAAACGAACCAAAAACAATCACCGAACGCTGATCGGCTTCAGCCTTGACTAAGGCCGCACTTAACGCATCACTGACAGAATTAAACGCCATAGCACTTAAACCAAGACTTGGTGAGCTGTGCGCAATATGCCTGATCAGTTCATCGGCCTTCGCGCCTCTTGGACCCGCTAAATCACTACAGAACCAGTCAGAAAAACTGTCCGCTAGATGCACCATCACACTTGCAACATCTTTGTCTTTCAACATACCGCAAACGGCGACAGGCTTACGTGGCAAGGTACTAATGCGGTTAGCAAGCTCAATGGCGGCTTCAGGGTTATGAGCGACATCAATATACACATCAGGAGAAGTGGCAACTTTTTGGAATCGGCCCATTAGTTGAGCTTTACTAAATAAATCAACTAAATCTGCATGCGCAGGAGAAAGCCCCATATAAACCAATACTGCAATCACTGTGGCGGCGTTTTGTAGCGGCAGAGACGGAACCGGTAAGTTCTCAAAATACACATCATTACCGGACCAAGACCAGGAATTCTGATCCAATTCAAAATTGAAATCTTGCCCTTTCTGACGTAAGTTTGCCCCTATTTCTAAAGCGGTACTAGCAATAGTACTAGGAGGGTTAACAACGCCACTGATGAGTAACTTACCTTTTCTTGCAATACCTGTTTTTTCTTGAGCAATAACATCTATGTTATCGCCTAGCCAATCAAAATGATCTAAAGAAATAGAGCTCACTACAGCGACATCTGTATCGATCATATTAACTGAATCTAAACGCCCACCTAATCCAACTTCCAGCACCCAATAATCTAACTTAGATTGGTCAAAAACCCATAAAGCGGCAAGTGTACTGAATTCGAAATACGTTAAGCTAATTCCTTCACGTGCAGCTTCTACGGCCTCGAAAGCTCGACATATAACATCGTCATCACAAGGAGAATCGTTTAATGCTATACGCTCGTTGAAAGCAAGAAAATGAGGGGAAGTATAAGTTCCAACAGAATAACCTTGTGAACTCAGATACTGCGTCAGCATGGCACAAGTTGACCCTTTACCATTAGTTCCAGCAACAGTGATCACTTTGCACTTAGGTCTAGATAAGTTTAACCGAGCTAATACGGCACTCCCTCTGTTAAGACCTAACTCTATTTCAGAAGGATGCTGGCCCTCAATATATGAGAGCCAGCTAGCTAATGACGTTTGCGCCATTTAATTAAGCAACCTTATTTTCAGTAAGCAAAGAAAGTATATTGAATAAGCGATTACGCATTTCATCACGTTTGATAATCATATCCAACGCGCCTTTATCCAATAAAAACTCACTACGTTGGAAACCTTCAGGCAATTTTTCACGAACCGTTTGCTCAATAACGCGTGGACCAGCAAAACCAATCAAAGCGTTTGGCTCAGCAACGTTTAAATCACCTAACATGGCAAGAGAAGCAGATACACCACCGAAAACTGGATCAGTCATGACAGAAATATAAGGAATGCCCTCTTGCTTCAAGCGCTCCAAACCGGCACTTGTTTTTGCCATCTGCATCAAGGAAATAAGCGCTTCTTGCATACGTGCACCACCACTGGCAGAGAAACATACAAGCGGAATGCGTTTTTCTAAACAAACATTAACGGCTTGAATAAAACGCTCACCTACGATTGCGCCCATGGAACCGCCCAAGAAACTAAATTCAAATGCAACAGCGACCACGGGCATGCCATTTAAAACACCTTGCATCGCAACCAAAGCATCTTTCTCACCAGTTGCTTTTTGAGCATCTGCAATACGGTCTTTATAACGCTTTGAGTCTTTGAATTTTAATTTGTCTTCAGGTTCAAGATGGGCACCAATCTCATGACGCCCTTCTTTATCCAAGAAAATATCTAAGCGACGACGAGCACCTACACGAAGGTGATGATTACATTTTGGACATACATCTAGGTTTTTTTCCAACTCTGGACGATACAAAACGTTTTCACATTTTGGGCATTTTTTCCAAAGACCTTCAGGTACACTACCAGCAGTCGCACGCTTTGATTCACTGCGCACAATGGAAGGTACAAATTTATCTAACCAGCTACTCATTTACTTCTCCAAATTTCTCGTTTGCTGCCGCTTAAGCATCCATTTCATTGCGCATGGGCGATAAAATAGCCCCTAAAGCGTCAGCTATATATTCTTTTTGATGATCTTGATTTTCAGCAATAGCGTTAACTAATACACTACCAACAATGACACCATCAGCACATTTGCTTACTGCCGCTGCCGTTTTTGAATCACGTATACCAAAACCAACACCAATTGGTAAGGCGGTAATTGCACGCAATGCATCCACATGTTTTTTAACACTTTCAACATCTAGTTCAGCAGAACCTGTCACGCCTTTTACAGAAACGTAATACACATAACCTGAAGCCAAATCACAAATTTTCTTTGCTCGCTCAGGTGTTGTCGTTGGTGACAGCAAATAAATCAGATCCAAATCGTTCTCACGGAAGTATTCTACTACATCTGTCGCCTCTTCTGGAGTCAGATCCACTAATAAAATGCCATCAACACCCGCTTCTTTTGCTGCATTTGAAAAAGCTTGATACCCAAAAAACTCGATTGGATTCAAATACCCCATCAAAACGACAGGCGTTGTCGTATTGCCTAGCCTAAATTCAGCGATGATTTGCAGTACTTTTTTGACACTGGTTCCTGCGGCTAAGCTTCGTTCACAAGCCAATTGAATCACTGGACCATCAGCCATAGGATCTGAAAAAGGCATGCCGATCTCAATCACATCAGCTCCAGCATCTACTAGAGCATTCATCAGTGTCACTGTGTAATCTGGGCTAGGGTCTCCAGCGGTGATATACGGAATGAGCGCCTTTTTACCAGATTTTTCTAAATTTTCAAAACATTGTTTAATGCGACTCATACTTCTATCCCATCTAATTCTGCAACGGTAAGAATATCTTTATCACCACGACCAGAAAGATTTATTACTACAATCTTATCTTTTTCCATCGTGGCGGCTAGCTTCATCCCGTAGGCAACAGCATGGCTTGATTCAAGTGCTGGCATAATACCTTCTAAACGAGTCAAATCTCTAAAGCCATCCATCGCCTCATCATCATTAATCGCCACATAATTAGCGCGTCCAATATCTTTAAGCCAAGCATGCTCAGGACCAACACCTGGGTAATCCAAACCCGCCGAGATAGAGTGAGTGCCGATAATCTGACCATCATCATCAGCCATGACATAAGTACGATTACCATGAAGCACACCAGGGCGACCAGCACTCAGAGGTGCAGCATGACGACCCGTTTCAATTCCATCGCCACCCGCTTCAACACCATACATAGCAACATTTTCATCTTTAATAAATGGGTGAAACATACCAATAGCATTAGATCCGCCACCAACACATGCGACTAACGCATCAGGCAAACGACCTTCTTGAGCTAAACATTGGGCTTTCGTCTCACGACCGATGACAGATTGAAAATCGCGAACCAATTTAGGGTAAGGATGAGGACCCGCAGCCGTACCAATAATATAAAAGGTATCGTCTACATTTCCTACCCAGTAACGCATCGCTTCATTCAGCGCATCTTTTAAGGTCTTAGTACCAGATTCAACAGAAATGACCTCAGCACCTAACAACTTCATACGGTATACGTTAAGTGACTGGCGACGAATATCCTCCGCCCCCATAAAAACCTTACACTTCAGACCCAAACGAGCGGCAACGGTGGCAGAAGCAACACCATGCTGCCCAGCCCCAGTTTCTGCAATAATATTTGGTTTCCCCATGTGCTTGGCAAGCAAAGCCTGACCAATAGTATTATTTATTTTATGAGCACCAGTATGATTTAAATCTTCGCGCTTTAAGTAAATCTTAGCTCCGCCCGCTTTTTTGGTCAGACGTTCAGCAAAATAAAGTGGAGATGGGCGGCCAACGTAATGAGCTAAATCATGATCAAAAGCAGCCTGAAAAGCACTGTCTTTCGATAAGCGCTCATACATTTTCGCCAAATCATCCAAAGCAGACATCAGCGTCTCAGAAACAAATGTGCCACCATAAGGCCCAAAACGACCATGAGAATCCGGTAAATCTAAGTTAAAATCTTTGCTATCCACATTTCGCTCCACTAATGAATTCTTGAACTTTAGACTCACTCTTAATGCCTTTTGACAACTCAACGCCACCACTAACATCTACGGCATAAGGTCTAACCTGCGTTATCGCTTGCTGAATATTGCTCGGCGTTAAACCGCCCGCCAGAACAATTGGTTTAGACAAGCCATCTGGTATTAATGCCCAATCAAACACTTCGCCCGTTCCGCCAGGGACGCCAGCTTTATAAGCATCTAATAACATAGCAATTGCACTTGGATATTGATCAACCAAAGCGGTTACATCATCACCGCGCTTAACTCTTAATGCCTTCATATAAGGACGCTGATATGAAAGGCATTCAGCCTCAGACTCACCACCGTGAAATTGTATAATCCAACGAGAGCTGCCATTTATAACAGAATTGATGAGTGCCGCGTCAGCATCAACAAATAAAGCAACAGGCGTTACAAAAGGAGGCAGTTTATCAACAATAGAATTCGCCATATCAGGCGAAACATATCTTGGGCTTTTTGCGTAAAAAACAAAACCAACCGCATCAGCACCATGACGACACGCCATAAGCGCGTCTTCTAAATTGGTTATTCCGCAGATTTTAACTCGGCAATTCATAGTTAGGCTCGTCTACATAAGGTAAAAAATGAGGACCTAAATGTCGCTTTGGCACATTAAAGACATCAGGGTATTGAGCATCCACAAAATACAGACCAGTTGGTGGCGCAGTTATACCGCCCTTGGTACGATCCTTTGCTTCTAACGTTTTTTTCGCCCAGGAAACGGGTTTCTCACCAGCCCCTATAGACATCAAAACACCAGCAAAATTTCGAATCATATGATGCAAAAAAGCATTAGCGCGGACATCTATAACAATGTATTGACCCAGCTTCTGCACATCAAAGTTTAGAATTGTACGGATAGGCGTATTGGCTTGGCAGCCAATTGCTCGGAAAGAAGAGAAATCATGTGTACCCAGAAACACTTTAGCAGCTTCCTTCATGGCATTAACATCAAGCGTCTTATATGTCCAAGTCACTCCTTTAGCCAATATTGCCGGACAAAAATCCGACGAATAGATAACATAACGGTAGCGACGACTTAATGCACTAAAGCGAGCATGAAAGTCATCTGTAACAGAGCGTGCCGCTACTACGGTAATATCCGTAGGAAGATAGGTATTAACACCTATTGTCCACGCACGCTCGTTACGCTCTACTTCTGTTTCAAAGTGAACCACTTGGGCGCTTGCATGGACACCGGAATCAGTTCGACCTGCACAAACCACCTTAACTGGGTGATTTGCAATAACAGACAATGCTTTTTCTAAATTCTCCTGAACACTTGGAACACCAAATTTCTGTGCTTGCCAGCCCTTGTATTCAGAGCCATTATATTCAACAACTAGTACTACTTTATTAGTCACTTGGGAACATTCGCTCCATCATATTCTGTGCTTCAGCTATTTGCTGCTCATTACCTGACTCAATTACATCATCTAGAATGACGCGCGCCCCCTCTTCATCCCCCATATCCATATAAGCTCTTGCTAAATCAAGCTTGGTCGCCACTTCATCACCGCTAGCGTCGAAGAAGTCAAATTCTTCTTCCTCATCACTAACATCTTCATCTTCCGCTGCTTCAGCTTCACCAAATGAAGGTACTTCAATCTCATCTTCTTCTTGCTGTGCTTCTGCTAATGTTTCTTCAATTGAATTGGCTAAGGAATCATTTGGGGCACCACTAAAAATAGAAGCCTCATCAACATCATCCTGATCCACGTCGTTTAGCAAACTAGAAACAAAAGACTCTTCTTCACTTTCAGTTTCATCATCTACGCTTGGATCAACAGTCGTTTCAGTTTCAGTTTCAGTTTCAGTTTCAGTCTCAAGGTTTGATTCAACCGATTCTGGCGTCATAGTAGGAATGTCTTCTTCAACAAAAGACTCAAGCTCATCTAACTCGTCTTCGCCATCAAGATCCATTACCGATTCAGGCAGGTCATCCGTTTCATCAAATGACGCAAATGCATCATCCTCTAGCGCACTTTCAAATTCATCTTCCGGATCTTCAGAAAAATCCATATCATCTGTTACTGCTGAATCTTCAAGGTCTGTAGTAGCAACCTCTTCCCCAAAAGAACCAAAGTCATCTAGACCATCATCGTCATCAGGAGTGTCGAAATCAAAAGCGAAAGGGTCTTCCTCTTTTAGCTCTACCTTTTCTTCAACTTTTTCATCATCTAAAGCGTAATCCGCTGCAGCAACCGCCGCCACAGGGGCTACAACCGCAGCAGATGAGAGATCAAACTCATCCTTTTTTGATGTGTCTTGCTCCTCTTGTTTTTTTCCAGCTCGACGCATAACCAAACCAATCAAGAAGCCAAGCAAGAGCAATACTACCGCACCGATCGCCACAACAATTGGGTTGCCAAATATTTTATTAACAATTGAATCGGCTTCAGCCTGCTCTTTTTCACGACGAATCTGATCAGCCTCTAATAGCTGATCAACCGTATTTTTCTGCTCCTGAAGCGCCTGCTGAGCACTGGCAAATTGTTGCTGTAACTCCGCCATTTGCTTATCTTTTAAGCTAATGAGCTGCTCCAAGGTTTCAAGCTGCTTATTTAAATCACCCAATTGACTAGATAGCTCACTTTTTTCACGCTGCTCTTTATCCAGCAGCTCTTGAGAAGCAGACAACTCCCCCCGCAAAGCACTTAGCTTGGCATTATCATCATCACCAGCATTCGAACTGGCTGCATTCTCAGGCAATAGACTTTGTCCAGACGCCAAGGTTAGTTTATCGCCTCCAACCGAAGACTCGTTGGAAGCAGCCTTTGCCTTCGCTTGAGTATTTAGTTGAGCCTGCTCTACTGCCGAACTATCTCTTGACCCTTTTAAAGCCATCCAAGCATCATGCTGACGCTGAAACTCTTCTTGTGAAGTAGATCGATTAAAGAGAGCAATTTGATCCTGTGTTGGTAAGCGTAAAATAGCACCTTCTTTAAGAAGGTTAATATTATCAGAATAAAAAGCATCTTTATTAAGCGCCTGAATTGCCATCATTGTTTGATAGATGGTTAGCTGATTCGTAGGGCGATTTTGACCCGCAATAGACCAAAGCGTATTCCCTTTCACTACATTCATTTGACCTTTCACAGTCATTTTCTCTGCAGAAAGAGTCGCTTGTCGAAAAACGGTTTGATTTGAATCATCAGACGAAGAAGTAACAGGAGCCGACTGAACCACTTCCTTTTGCGTTTTATTAACTAACGCGGATTGATTTAAAGGCGTTTGATATTCTCTAACAATCTGCCCACTCGGCCAGCGAGCAGCTAATATAAAATGCAACTCATCGACACGAAGCGGCTGATCTGAAGACACAGCAACCACAAGGTCACCGTTGTCGCGAACAACGTCAAATTTTAAC from Marinomonas rhizomae harbors:
- a CDS encoding phosphoribosylanthranilate isomerase; the protein is MNCRVKICGITNLEDALMACRHGADAVGFVFYAKSPRYVSPDMANSIVDKLPPFVTPVALFVDADAALINSVINGSSRWIIQFHGGESEAECLSYQRPYMKALRVKRGDDVTALVDQYPSAIAMLLDAYKAGVPGGTGEVFDWALIPDGLSKPIVLAGGLTPSNIQQAITQVRPYAVDVSGGVELSKGIKSESKVQEFISGAKCG
- a CDS encoding SPOR domain-containing protein; the encoded protein is MIDRTVTYRLIGAGIMVLSAAIVLPLILDGERPAELDVQVQVTTPPAFPVVEIAPVQSVDSLPIEKSVGEDKAASDIRLIPVPQSAKDVSEISKAESTVSAKSDAKPEPKPVAKEPAEKTTPAPVAERWTLQIATFKSKDNSVRLVDKLKGANYDAYSLTTNSLYKVYVGPEFKRETSEKMRDEIKKKFSLNGIVVKYSVN
- the purF gene encoding amidophosphoribosyltransferase codes for the protein MCGIVGVVGTSVVNQAIFDALTLLQHRGQDAAGMVTSHNGRLCLRKDNGPVSEVFRTRHMKKLHGNIGIGHVRYPTAGTSSSAEAQPFYVNSPYGISLAHNGNLTNTAKLKREVFESDLRHINTTSDSEVLVNVLAHELHEEGKLVPTPEDIFNALERVYKRIEGGYAVVTLITGYGILAFRDPDGIRPLIYGSRQTDSGIEYMVASESVALDAAGFKIERDIQPGEAIFFDLNHNVHVRQCTPKKVARPCLFEYVYFARPDTVIDSISVYKARINMGDRLAEKIQREWKDHDIDVVIPIPDTSRTAALQIAQALNIPFREGLVKNRYIGRTFIMPGQAIRKKSVRQKLNPVPFEFKDKTVLLVDDSIVRGTTSKEIIEMAREAGAKKVYIASAAPEVRYPNVYGIDMPAAKELIAHNRNVDEICELIGADKLIFQDLQDLIDACIDEKHSDVREFDTSVFDAKYITGNIDAAYLEGIEGARNDLNKASVEDQEASDMMHPM
- the folC gene encoding bifunctional tetrahydrofolate synthase/dihydrofolate synthase; the protein is MAQTSLASWLSYIEGQHPSEIELGLNRGSAVLARLNLSRPKCKVITVAGTNGKGSTCAMLTQYLSSQGYSVGTYTSPHFLAFNERIALNDSPCDDDVICRAFEAVEAAREGISLTYFEFSTLAALWVFDQSKLDYWVLEVGLGGRLDSVNMIDTDVAVVSSISLDHFDWLGDNIDVIAQEKTGIARKGKLLISGVVNPPSTIASTALEIGANLRQKGQDFNFELDQNSWSWSGNDVYFENLPVPSLPLQNAATVIAVLVYMGLSPAHADLVDLFSKAQLMGRFQKVATSPDVYIDVAHNPEAAIELANRISTLPRKPVAVCGMLKDKDVASVMVHLADSFSDWFCSDLAGPRGAKADELIRHIAHSSPSLGLSAMAFNSVSDALSAALVKAEADQRSVIVFGSFVTVSDYLALNQSKE
- the trpB gene encoding tryptophan synthase subunit beta, with product MDSKDFNLDLPDSHGRFGPYGGTFVSETLMSALDDLAKMYERLSKDSAFQAAFDHDLAHYVGRPSPLYFAERLTKKAGGAKIYLKREDLNHTGAHKINNTIGQALLAKHMGKPNIIAETGAGQHGVASATVAARLGLKCKVFMGAEDIRRQSLNVYRMKLLGAEVISVESGTKTLKDALNEAMRYWVGNVDDTFYIIGTAAGPHPYPKLVRDFQSVIGRETKAQCLAQEGRLPDALVACVGGGSNAIGMFHPFIKDENVAMYGVEAGGDGIETGRHAAPLSAGRPGVLHGNRTYVMADDDGQIIGTHSISAGLDYPGVGPEHAWLKDIGRANYVAINDDEAMDGFRDLTRLEGIMPALESSHAVAYGMKLAATMEKDKIVVINLSGRGDKDILTVAELDGIEV
- the accD gene encoding acetyl-CoA carboxylase, carboxyltransferase subunit beta, with the protein product MSSWLDKFVPSIVRSESKRATAGSVPEGLWKKCPKCENVLYRPELEKNLDVCPKCNHHLRVGARRRLDIFLDKEGRHEIGAHLEPEDKLKFKDSKRYKDRIADAQKATGEKDALVAMQGVLNGMPVVAVAFEFSFLGGSMGAIVGERFIQAVNVCLEKRIPLVCFSASGGARMQEALISLMQMAKTSAGLERLKQEGIPYISVMTDPVFGGVSASLAMLGDLNVAEPNALIGFAGPRVIEQTVREKLPEGFQRSEFLLDKGALDMIIKRDEMRNRLFNILSLLTENKVA
- the trpA gene encoding tryptophan synthase subunit alpha, coding for MSRIKQCFENLEKSGKKALIPYITAGDPSPDYTVTLMNALVDAGADVIEIGMPFSDPMADGPVIQLACERSLAAGTSVKKVLQIIAEFRLGNTTTPVVLMGYLNPIEFFGYQAFSNAAKEAGVDGILLVDLTPEEATDVVEYFRENDLDLIYLLSPTTTPERAKKICDLASGYVYYVSVKGVTGSAELDVESVKKHVDALRAITALPIGVGFGIRDSKTAAAVSKCADGVIVGSVLVNAIAENQDHQKEYIADALGAILSPMRNEMDA
- the truA gene encoding tRNA pseudouridine(38-40) synthase TruA; the encoded protein is MTNKVVLVVEYNGSEYKGWQAQKFGVPSVQENLEKALSVIANHPVKVVCAGRTDSGVHASAQVVHFETEVERNERAWTIGVNTYLPTDITVVAARSVTDDFHARFSALSRRYRYVIYSSDFCPAILAKGVTWTYKTLDVNAMKEAAKVFLGTHDFSSFRAIGCQANTPIRTILNFDVQKLGQYIVIDVRANAFLHHMIRNFAGVLMSIGAGEKPVSWAKKTLEAKDRTKGGITAPPTGLYFVDAQYPDVFNVPKRHLGPHFLPYVDEPNYELPS
- a CDS encoding CvpA family protein — encoded protein: MEQVNSMSTIDWLIIAVVVLSTLLSLKRGFVKEVLSLLTWVVAFVVSVKFSDQMQALLVDQVQNDQIRYIVSFVSLFIATLVVGVLVSFLLGSLIQVTGLTSTDRVLGMLFGFARGSLIVVAFVSLLSLSPAIEKTEFWKTSQLIPQLGQLNDWTRDMLGKSSDLMDSTLIDRALGN
- a CDS encoding FimV/HubP family polar landmark protein, which produces MLRKTLVSIAVSGALYVSSSYALELGELTSQSNLGEPYRGKIELSDVGALTDNDILIRLGSESEFRQAGFAPTRVLSQLKFDVVRDNGDLVVAVSSDQPLRVDELHFILAARWPSGQIVREYQTPLNQSALVNKTQKEVVQSAPVTSSSDDSNQTVFRQATLSAEKMTVKGQMNVVKGNTLWSIAGQNRPTNQLTIYQTMMAIQALNKDAFYSDNINLLKEGAILRLPTQDQIALFNRSTSQEEFQRQHDAWMALKGSRDSSAVEQAQLNTQAKAKAASNESSVGGDKLTLASGQSLLPENAASSNAGDDDNAKLSALRGELSASQELLDKEQREKSELSSQLGDLNKQLETLEQLISLKDKQMAELQQQFASAQQALQEQKNTVDQLLEADQIRREKEQAEADSIVNKIFGNPIVVAIGAVVLLLLGFLIGLVMRRAGKKQEEQDTSKKDEFDLSSAAVVAPVAAVAAADYALDDEKVEEKVELKEEDPFAFDFDTPDDDDGLDDFGSFGEEVATTDLEDSAVTDDMDFSEDPEDEFESALEDDAFASFDETDDLPESVMDLDGEDELDELESFVEEDIPTMTPESVESNLETETETETETETTVDPSVDDETESEEESFVSSLLNDVDQDDVDEASIFSGAPNDSLANSIEETLAEAQQEEDEIEVPSFGEAEAAEDEDVSDEEEEFDFFDASGDEVATKLDLARAYMDMGDEEGARVILDDVIESGNEQQIAEAQNMMERMFPSD